The following proteins are co-located in the Heliorestis convoluta genome:
- the fabD gene encoding ACP S-malonyltransferase: protein MENQAFLFPGQGSQYVGMGADLYDTYAEVRDVYDEADEVLGFPLRRLCFEGPEEELRLTVNTQPALLVTSIAIYRILEQRGWQPKWVAGHSLGEYSALVAARSLTLAEALKLVRQRGAFMQEAVPSGQGTMAAILGLENALVEEACEEAKAFGIVEPANYNGAGQVVIAGEVKAVEKAAQVAKAKGAKKVVMLNVSAPFHCSMMGQAATSMAKVLAKAEIQDAILPLIANVSAKPIQKAEDIRESLIRQVDHPVKWEQTMQFLAQQGVTEFYEIGPGKVLSGLAKKIVKGSTVNSLGDRGSLQKIVASSGESG from the coding sequence ATGGAAAATCAAGCATTTCTCTTTCCCGGTCAAGGATCTCAATATGTAGGCATGGGTGCTGATCTTTACGACACCTATGCAGAAGTACGAGATGTCTACGATGAAGCCGACGAAGTACTTGGTTTTCCTTTGCGTCGTCTCTGTTTTGAAGGACCGGAAGAAGAATTGAGACTTACTGTTAATACACAACCGGCTTTACTTGTTACATCTATTGCCATCTATCGGATTCTAGAACAAAGAGGCTGGCAACCGAAGTGGGTGGCTGGACACAGCTTAGGCGAATATTCAGCACTTGTTGCGGCCCGCTCCTTAACACTGGCAGAGGCTTTGAAGCTGGTTCGTCAGCGTGGTGCTTTTATGCAAGAAGCTGTGCCATCCGGTCAAGGGACCATGGCTGCGATCTTAGGCTTAGAAAACGCTTTGGTTGAAGAAGCTTGCGAAGAAGCAAAAGCTTTTGGCATTGTAGAACCAGCCAATTACAATGGCGCCGGTCAAGTTGTTATTGCAGGCGAAGTGAAAGCTGTTGAAAAAGCGGCCCAAGTCGCTAAAGCCAAAGGAGCAAAAAAGGTTGTGATGCTCAACGTAAGTGCACCTTTTCATTGTTCCATGATGGGCCAGGCGGCTACGTCTATGGCAAAAGTTCTAGCAAAAGCAGAGATTCAAGATGCAATTCTTCCTCTTATTGCCAATGTATCAGCAAAACCTATTCAAAAAGCAGAGGATATTCGAGAAAGTCTCATTCGACAGGTTGATCATCCTGTCAAGTGGGAACAAACGATGCAGTTTCTAGCACAACAAGGTGTAACCGAATTCTATGAGATCGGACCTGGAAAAGTCTTATCTGGTTTGGCGAAAAAAATTGTAAAAGGTTCGACCGTGAATTCTTTAGGAGATAGGGGTTCACTACAAAAGATTGTTGCATCTTCTGGGGAGAGTGGATAA
- the fabG gene encoding 3-oxoacyl-[acyl-carrier-protein] reductase yields the protein MGVDQRVALVTGASRGIGRAVAFQLAEEGYTVVVNFMGNEEKANEVVASITAKGGQAMAIQGNVSLLEDVETMAQEVMNRFGRIDVLVNNAGITRDNLLMRLKENDWDAVIDTNLKGVFLCSKVVAKIMMKQRQGRIINLTSVIGQVGNAGQSNYAAAKAGVIGFTKSLAKELASRNITVNAVAPGFIVTDMTDKLSTELRDSMIKSIPLARFGQPEDVANVVAFLASEQAAYITGQTINVDGGMVMA from the coding sequence ATGGGTGTAGACCAGAGGGTTGCCCTGGTAACAGGTGCTTCTAGAGGTATAGGACGAGCCGTGGCTTTTCAACTGGCTGAAGAAGGTTATACTGTCGTCGTGAACTTTATGGGCAATGAAGAAAAAGCCAATGAGGTTGTGGCTTCTATCACAGCCAAAGGTGGCCAGGCCATGGCGATACAAGGCAATGTCTCCCTTTTAGAAGATGTGGAGACGATGGCCCAAGAAGTAATGAATCGCTTTGGTAGAATTGATGTTCTAGTGAATAATGCCGGTATTACGAGGGATAATCTCTTAATGCGTCTTAAAGAAAATGATTGGGATGCTGTAATAGATACCAACTTAAAAGGCGTTTTTCTCTGCTCTAAAGTAGTCGCTAAGATCATGATGAAACAGCGCCAAGGCCGGATTATCAATTTAACTTCTGTCATTGGGCAAGTTGGCAATGCAGGACAGTCTAATTATGCTGCTGCAAAAGCAGGCGTGATTGGCTTTACCAAATCTTTAGCTAAAGAGTTGGCTTCTCGAAACATAACGGTAAATGCTGTGGCACCTGGGTTTATCGTAACGGATATGACAGATAAATTGTCTACTGAATTGCGCGACTCCATGATCAAATCGATTCCCCTCGCTCGCTTTGGACAGCCTGAAGATGTAGCGAACGTTGTTGCTTTTCTTGCATCAGAACAGGCTGCTTACATTACAGGCCAGACTATCAACGTTGATGGTGGTATGGTTATGGCCTAG
- the acpP gene encoding acyl carrier protein: MSANIFEKVKAIVVEQLGVDEEEVNMETSFEDLNADSLDIVELVMALEEEFDIEIPDEDAEKIKSIGQAVEYIKENQ; encoded by the coding sequence GTGTCAGCAAACATTTTCGAAAAAGTTAAAGCCATTGTAGTGGAACAACTAGGAGTAGACGAGGAAGAAGTCAACATGGAGACCTCTTTCGAAGATCTTAACGCCGACTCTTTGGATATTGTAGAATTGGTCATGGCGCTAGAAGAGGAGTTCGATATCGAGATCCCCGATGAAGACGCTGAAAAGATCAAGTCCATTGGTCAGGCTGTAGAATACATTAAAGAAAATCAATAA
- a CDS encoding NAD(P)H-dependent flavin oxidoreductase, which produces MILPELKIGHLTARVPIIQGGMAVKISMAPLAAAVANEGGIGLIAATGLSEDELRQEIRQAKALSDGIIGINCMFAAKVFANLVKVAIEEKIDLIVAGAGFSRDIFQWGKESNTPIVPIVSSARLAKLAEKMGAAAVIVEGKEAGGHLGTDESMKKIVPEVVEAVKIPVIAAGGIVDGTDIVEAFQMGVQGVQMGTRFVASDESSASEAFKKLYIQSTHDDIILIDSPVGLPGRGLKNPFWQKLEQGNDLAPENCIGCLKHCSRRFCILDALNRAQQGDLEFGLVFSGEDVEKIKEVLPVKEIFRRLLQEAEDYPKESVDIQ; this is translated from the coding sequence GTGATTCTGCCAGAACTAAAAATTGGTCATTTAACAGCGAGAGTTCCCATTATACAAGGAGGAATGGCTGTTAAAATTTCAATGGCTCCTCTGGCTGCAGCTGTGGCGAATGAAGGCGGCATTGGTCTTATTGCAGCAACTGGCTTATCGGAAGATGAATTACGCCAGGAGATTCGCCAAGCAAAAGCATTAAGCGACGGCATTATTGGCATTAACTGTATGTTTGCAGCAAAGGTATTTGCTAATCTTGTCAAAGTAGCGATTGAAGAAAAGATAGATCTAATTGTAGCGGGTGCAGGCTTTTCTAGAGATATATTTCAATGGGGTAAAGAATCAAACACGCCTATCGTTCCCATTGTATCTTCAGCGAGATTGGCCAAACTGGCCGAAAAGATGGGAGCCGCTGCTGTCATTGTAGAAGGCAAAGAGGCCGGCGGTCACCTCGGTACGGATGAGTCTATGAAGAAGATTGTTCCTGAAGTGGTAGAAGCCGTGAAGATACCTGTAATTGCGGCTGGTGGCATTGTTGATGGTACTGATATTGTAGAAGCTTTTCAGATGGGTGTCCAAGGCGTTCAGATGGGAACTCGTTTTGTAGCGAGTGATGAGTCGAGTGCCTCAGAAGCCTTCAAAAAGCTTTATATACAGTCTACCCACGACGACATAATCTTGATTGATAGCCCTGTTGGGTTGCCAGGTCGTGGTCTTAAAAATCCTTTTTGGCAAAAGCTTGAACAGGGTAACGATCTCGCCCCAGAAAACTGTATCGGGTGTTTAAAACATTGTTCAAGGCGCTTTTGCATCTTAGATGCTTTGAATCGAGCCCAGCAAGGCGATTTAGAATTCGGTTTGGTTTTCTCAGGCGAGGATGTAGAAAAGATTAAAGAAGTGCTACCAGTAAAAGAAATCTTCCGCAGACTCCTACAGGAAGCGGAAGACTATCCTAAGGAGAGTGTAGACATACAATGA
- the fabF gene encoding beta-ketoacyl-ACP synthase II: MNKRVVITGLGVVSPVGIGKESFWNALISGESGIGPVTRFDTSALPTRVAGEVKDFQPTQYLDRKEARRMDRFAQFAVASAKMALEDGKVDQEQVNKERIGVVLGCGIGGMETFEDQARVLFEKGPGRVSPFFVPMMISNMAAGHVSMQLGLKGPSETVVTACASATNACGSAFRLVQRGECDMILTGGTEASIEPLAFAGFCAMKAMSTHNDDPKRASRPFDKSRTGFVMGEGAGILLFEELEHALARGAHIYAEVIGYGCTSDAHHITDPAPNGEGAARAMAKALGDGGVKPEEVSYINAHGTGTEKNDYYETMAIKTIFGEKAKEIAISSTKSMTGHLLGAAGAIEVMASALAINTDTVPPTINLEEPGEGCDLDYTANEARKLPVDVAISNTFGFGGHNATIVMRKYKE; this comes from the coding sequence ATGAATAAACGCGTGGTCATAACGGGTCTCGGTGTCGTCTCGCCTGTTGGGATTGGAAAAGAGTCTTTTTGGAATGCTTTGATTTCAGGAGAATCTGGAATTGGCCCGGTAACCCGTTTTGACACCAGCGCCTTACCAACTCGAGTGGCCGGAGAAGTAAAAGATTTTCAACCGACTCAATACCTTGATCGCAAAGAAGCTCGTCGTATGGACCGCTTTGCTCAGTTTGCTGTTGCTTCTGCCAAAATGGCCTTAGAAGATGGTAAGGTTGATCAAGAGCAAGTCAACAAGGAACGAATTGGTGTTGTTCTAGGCTGTGGTATTGGTGGTATGGAAACCTTCGAAGACCAGGCTAGAGTTCTTTTTGAAAAAGGACCGGGACGCGTCAGTCCTTTTTTCGTTCCCATGATGATTTCTAATATGGCGGCAGGCCACGTTTCAATGCAATTGGGCTTAAAAGGTCCCAGTGAAACTGTTGTAACAGCTTGTGCTTCTGCCACCAACGCTTGTGGAAGTGCTTTTCGCTTGGTACAAAGAGGCGAATGCGACATGATTTTAACTGGTGGCACAGAAGCGTCTATTGAGCCTCTTGCCTTTGCTGGTTTTTGTGCGATGAAAGCAATGTCGACGCACAATGATGATCCGAAGCGAGCCAGTCGTCCCTTTGATAAAAGCAGAACAGGCTTTGTCATGGGCGAAGGTGCCGGTATTTTGCTTTTTGAAGAACTTGAACACGCTTTAGCGCGGGGCGCTCATATTTATGCTGAAGTGATTGGATATGGTTGCACGAGCGATGCTCATCACATAACTGACCCTGCACCCAATGGTGAGGGTGCTGCCAGAGCCATGGCGAAGGCCCTTGGAGATGGCGGTGTAAAGCCAGAAGAAGTCAGCTACATCAATGCCCATGGTACCGGTACAGAAAAGAACGATTACTATGAAACCATGGCAATTAAGACGATTTTTGGTGAAAAAGCCAAAGAAATCGCTATCAGTTCTACCAAGTCTATGACAGGCCACTTGCTTGGAGCGGCTGGTGCCATTGAAGTTATGGCCAGTGCTCTTGCCATTAATACGGATACAGTGCCGCCAACCATCAACTTGGAAGAGCCAGGAGAAGGTTGCGATTTAGATTATACGGCCAATGAAGCGCGCAAACTACCTGTAGATGTGGCTATTTCTAATACCTTTGGTTTTGGTGGTCACAATGCTACTATAGTAATGCGAAAATACAAAGAATAA